In Capsicum annuum cultivar UCD-10X-F1 unplaced genomic scaffold, UCD10Xv1.1 ctg80096, whole genome shotgun sequence, the genomic window AGAGGAAAAATTATAGTCAAACTGAGAATCACTGAAGTTTGCTAAAGAGTCCTCCACGTTGTTGTTTTCTCTAAATGTATAGAAGATTTAGGAAAATGAGCATTTTAAAGTGAAATTGTTActctctgtaataccccatattttcctagctaaGTTTAGCTCTTAGTATACGAGAATTACTATGTATAACCTTTGTTATAGGTGGAATCTTCCCGTTTAAAACCTACCATCTTGTAGGAAATTCAgccagctttccaacgatataaaattcgccaaAATTCGATatccgagtgagaagttatgacacttttagtgaaacaGTGTACCAAACTCAACAGCACCACGTCGCGGTGACAGGCGAAATGGAAATTATCTATTTCCAGTGGGATACCTAGATTTCAATGGGTTGCgatgaagttccaggtcccaattgtcatttttcaataTGTTAATGCGATAATGGCGCGTCGCACCAATACCAATTTTCAAAATTTCCAGTAGCCCAATGCGATACCACCGTGTCGCGCCAAAGGCCAAAATCGCGTTCAGTTAGGCACCGCGATGACGTTGCATCGCGGCACAGTCCCAAGTCGCAGTTATCAGCTTTTTAGTGTCCCGACGCGATTACACCGCGTCATGCCGACAGGTAATATCGGGATTTCAGTTTTAAGTTCTGAGTTTTTAAATCTTTcaaggggtaatttggtattttccacggccctaatcagtctaaacacgaTTAATTAATCTCTAAAAGCTAATTAGGTCATATTTTTACTCATTCTTCCACAAATTAAGAGCTTTCTCTCAAATagcaaaaccctagccttctagAATCAAGAGCAAttctcaagaatttcaccaagaaacTTTAAGAACTTATCTtcctaggtatgttaggtgttcatccatggatccttaccacccatggagcccaagaatccgttttgaaaaatacaagattgagatttcatgatttgcatgtttgaatttaattgtaatcatgttcatgatgtttgtttgggtttcaatccatgattaattacaagtttcatgaaattaagatagcatatgtggtgaattatatgtTTCTCATGATTAAATCCTTGAATTAACAAGTTGAACATGCAATTACCTTGGGAAGTTCATTTGTGGAAATTGCTTcgacaattctttttcttttggcaGGAGCTTTACTTTCAGGACTGTTGGATCCCTTTTTGTTAGaaccactttttttttcttgtctttagAATGCTTTTGCCACAACTTATTCATAATTTGGGGATTGTTTCTATGCTTTAATCTATTTTCATCAAAGTCaacaaattcataatcaaaacttcTGGAAACTAAGTTAACAACTTCATGAGATTCTTTGATACTTTCTAATTGAGAAACCCGAAG contains:
- the LOC124895124 gene encoding ubiquitin-40S ribosomal protein S27a-like; protein product: YIKEKNLQYALAAKFSCGRPSTIILRGKTITLEVESSNTIDNDKAKIQDNEDLGPSFSLRVSQLESIKESHEVVNLVSRSFDYEFVDFDENRLKHRNNPQIMNKLWQKHSKDKKKKVVLTKRDPTVLKVKLLPKEKELSKQFPQMNFPRENNNVEDSLANFSDSQFDYNFSSTADLAQQIQ